The following proteins come from a genomic window of Cronobacter malonaticus LMG 23826:
- a CDS encoding TonB-dependent siderophore receptor — MKRHHLWVLNPCLLAMLSASAWGAPQKEETLVVAASRTGHSAADMAQTTWVIEQADIEQQVQGGKELKEVLAQLIPGMDVSSQGRTNYGMNMRGRSMMVMVDGVRLNSSRSDSRQLDSIDPFNIERIEVISGATSLYGGGSTGGIINIVTKKGQPETQVEFQTGMKTGFNSHNDHDENMAAAVSGGNDNASGRLSVAYQRYGGWYDGNGDESIIDNTQTGLQYSDRLDVMGTGTLNIDDHQQLQLTTQYYKSQADGKHGLFLGENFSAVTGNGTAYNKGNLDSDRLPGTERHLINLQYSNSDAWGQDLVAQIYYRDESLTYYPFPTLNGDKTRVTSIGASQQKTDFWGGKLTVNSKPLDALSLTYGVDAEHETFNANQQFFDLKKAAASGGMKLDNAYNVGRYPDYSITNLAPFLQASYDIDAITLSGGVRYQYTENKVDDFVGYTQQQGIATGKATSADAVPGGKTDYNNLLFNAGILGHLSERQQLWFNFSQGFELPDLAKYYGSGTYRLENGHYRLLKSVNVNDSRLDGIKVDSYELGWRYTGDNLRTQLAAYYSVSDKTININKTDMTITLDDDKRRIYGVEGQVDYFFSDSDWSTGANFNAIKSETRVDGDWKKLTVDSASPSKVSAWVNWAPDNWALRLQSTQTFDVSDDAGKKIDGYNTMDFIGSYALPVGKIAFSVENLLDKDYTTVWGQRAPGLYSPTYGSPDLYTYKGRGRTFGLNYSVLF; from the coding sequence GACGCTGGTGGTTGCCGCCAGCCGTACCGGACACAGCGCTGCGGATATGGCACAGACCACGTGGGTCATCGAACAGGCTGACATTGAACAGCAGGTTCAGGGCGGTAAAGAGCTAAAAGAAGTCCTGGCGCAGCTGATCCCCGGCATGGATGTCAGCAGTCAGGGGCGCACCAATTACGGCATGAACATGCGTGGCCGCTCCATGATGGTGATGGTCGACGGCGTGCGACTGAACTCGTCACGCAGCGACAGCCGCCAGCTGGACTCTATCGATCCGTTTAACATTGAGCGCATCGAAGTTATCTCCGGTGCGACCTCGCTGTACGGCGGCGGCAGCACCGGCGGTATAATCAATATCGTGACCAAAAAAGGCCAGCCGGAGACGCAGGTTGAGTTCCAGACCGGGATGAAAACCGGCTTTAACAGTCATAACGATCATGATGAAAATATGGCGGCAGCGGTGAGCGGCGGCAATGACAATGCCTCCGGGCGTCTGTCCGTCGCCTATCAGCGCTACGGCGGCTGGTACGACGGTAACGGCGATGAATCCATTATCGATAACACCCAGACCGGCCTTCAGTATTCTGACCGACTGGACGTGATGGGCACCGGCACGCTGAATATTGATGATCACCAGCAGCTGCAGCTCACCACGCAATATTACAAAAGCCAGGCCGATGGTAAGCATGGCCTGTTCCTGGGCGAGAATTTCTCGGCGGTGACCGGCAACGGCACCGCCTATAACAAAGGTAATCTGGATTCGGATCGCCTGCCCGGCACCGAGCGCCACCTGATTAATCTTCAGTATTCGAACTCTGATGCCTGGGGCCAGGATCTGGTCGCACAGATTTACTACCGCGATGAGAGCCTTACCTACTACCCCTTCCCCACACTGAACGGCGATAAAACCCGCGTGACCAGCATTGGCGCCTCACAGCAGAAAACAGATTTCTGGGGCGGCAAACTGACAGTCAACAGCAAGCCACTGGATGCTCTTTCTCTGACCTATGGTGTGGATGCCGAGCATGAAACCTTTAACGCCAACCAGCAGTTTTTCGACCTGAAAAAAGCGGCTGCCAGCGGTGGCATGAAGCTCGATAACGCGTATAACGTCGGGCGCTATCCGGATTACAGCATCACCAACCTGGCACCGTTCCTCCAGGCGAGTTATGACATCGATGCGATCACGTTAAGCGGCGGTGTGCGCTATCAGTACACCGAGAATAAGGTCGATGATTTTGTCGGTTATACCCAGCAGCAGGGCATCGCCACCGGTAAAGCCACCTCCGCCGACGCTGTACCGGGCGGCAAAACGGATTACAATAATCTGCTGTTTAACGCCGGTATTCTCGGCCACCTGAGCGAACGCCAGCAGCTGTGGTTCAACTTCTCGCAGGGCTTCGAACTGCCGGATCTCGCCAAATATTACGGATCCGGCACCTATCGTCTTGAGAATGGTCACTACCGTCTGCTGAAAAGCGTTAACGTGAATGACTCGCGTCTCGATGGTATTAAAGTTGACAGCTATGAGCTGGGCTGGCGTTACACCGGTGATAATCTGCGTACCCAGCTCGCGGCCTACTATTCGGTCTCTGACAAAACCATCAACATCAATAAAACCGATATGACCATCACACTGGATGATGACAAGCGTCGTATCTACGGGGTTGAAGGCCAGGTGGATTACTTCTTCAGTGACAGCGACTGGAGCACCGGCGCAAACTTTAACGCTATCAAATCGGAAACCCGCGTGGACGGCGACTGGAAAAAGCTGACGGTGGACAGCGCCAGCCCGTCGAAGGTCAGCGCCTGGGTTAACTGGGCACCGGATAACTGGGCCTTGCGCCTGCAGAGCACCCAGACGTTCGATGTCTCTGATGATGCCGGTAAGAAAATCGACGGCTACAACACGATGGACTTTATCGGCAGCTATGCGCTTCCGGTCGGTAAAATCGCGTTCAGTGTCGAAAACCTGCTGGATAAGGATTACACCACCGTCTGGGGTCAGCGCGCGCCAGGATTGTACAGTCCGACTTATGGCTCACCGGATCTCTATACCTACAAAGGCCGTGGTCGTACGTTTGGCCTGAATTACTCCGTTCTGTTCTGA
- a CDS encoding ParB family protein has protein sequence MSTKRVTIGRTLTHSPFKESTDAETFTSVFVLNSGRKATFRLESVAPADVAEKTFVRQETNGRDQSALTPESLRDITRTLKFQQFFPAIGVKAGDRIEILDGSRRRAAALICHTGLTVLVTEAALTSEEARKLAKDIQTAKEHNIREIGLRLMALKNAGLSQKEIAEQEGLSQAKVTRALQAASVSAELLALFPVQSELTFSDYKTLSGIEETLQKNDIALKTLTNSIASEVDIVLSDTDLAEDEVKNRIMRIIAREGELLSSPSPKDKAVISPLWRFSDKDRFARKRTKGRLFSYEFNRLSRDVQDELDRAIESVLKKHLS, from the coding sequence ATGAGCACAAAAAGAGTCACCATTGGCCGTACACTCACCCACTCTCCATTTAAAGAGAGCACGGACGCTGAAACCTTTACCTCGGTGTTTGTGCTCAATTCCGGGCGCAAAGCGACGTTCCGGCTTGAAAGCGTCGCGCCCGCCGATGTGGCGGAAAAAACCTTTGTGCGTCAGGAAACCAACGGGCGCGATCAGTCTGCGCTGACACCGGAATCGCTGCGCGATATCACCCGTACCCTGAAATTCCAGCAGTTCTTCCCGGCGATTGGCGTGAAAGCGGGTGACCGTATTGAAATTCTCGATGGCTCGCGCCGTCGTGCAGCGGCGCTCATCTGCCACACCGGTCTTACCGTCCTGGTGACGGAAGCGGCGCTGACATCAGAAGAAGCGCGCAAGCTCGCTAAAGATATTCAGACGGCAAAAGAGCACAATATCCGTGAGATCGGGCTGCGGCTGATGGCGCTGAAAAACGCAGGTCTCAGTCAGAAAGAGATAGCCGAGCAGGAAGGGCTGTCGCAGGCAAAAGTCACCCGTGCTTTACAGGCGGCGTCGGTCTCTGCAGAACTGCTGGCCCTCTTCCCGGTTCAGTCCGAGCTTACGTTCAGCGACTATAAAACGCTGAGTGGTATCGAAGAGACGCTTCAGAAAAATGACATCGCGCTCAAAACGCTGACCAATTCCATCGCCAGTGAAGTGGATATCGTGCTGTCAGACACCGATCTCGCTGAAGACGAAGTAAAGAACCGCATTATGCGTATTATCGCGCGTGAGGGGGAATTGCTCTCGTCGCCAAGCCCGAAAGATAAAGCGGTTATTTCGCCCCTCTGGCGTTTCTCCGATAAAGACCGTTTCGCCCGTAAGCGTACCAAAGGCCGCCTGTTCAGCTATGAGTTCAACCGCCTGTCGCGTGATGTTCAGGATGAACTCGACCGTGCCATTGAAAGCGTTCTGAAAAAACATCTCTCCTGA
- a CDS encoding AAA family ATPase, giving the protein MDNEQQLTKVAERSERMLLGLTEQIQHQKDELQENTFYQVYAKAALAKLPRLTRASVDYAVSEMEANGYVFDKRAAGSSTKYAMSVQNIIDLYHHRGVPKYRDRHDEAFTIFVGNLKGGVSKTVSTVSLAHALRVHPHLLFEDLRILVVDLDPQSSATMFLNHTRAVGTVDTTSAQAMLQNVSREELLEEFIVPSIVPGVDVMPASIEDAFIASRWEELCAEHLPGTSIYGVLRQNIIDKIARDYDFIFVDSGPHLDAFLMNAIAASDVLFTPVPPAQVDFHSTLKYLTRLPELIALIEESGCRVRLQKNIGFMSKLLNKADHKLCHSLAKEIFGGDMLDVALPRLDGFERCGESFDTVISANPATYIGSSEALKNARAAAEDFAKAVFDRIEFIRMS; this is encoded by the coding sequence ATGGATAATGAGCAGCAGTTGACGAAAGTTGCCGAACGTTCTGAAAGAATGCTTCTGGGCCTGACAGAGCAGATCCAGCATCAGAAAGATGAGCTTCAGGAAAACACTTTCTATCAGGTCTATGCCAAAGCGGCACTGGCCAAACTTCCGCGACTGACCCGCGCCAGCGTCGACTACGCCGTCAGTGAGATGGAAGCGAACGGATACGTCTTTGATAAACGCGCGGCGGGCTCCTCCACTAAATATGCGATGTCCGTTCAGAATATTATCGATCTCTACCATCACCGCGGCGTGCCCAAATACCGTGACCGTCATGATGAAGCGTTCACCATTTTTGTCGGCAACCTGAAAGGCGGCGTCTCCAAAACGGTGTCCACGGTTTCCCTTGCCCATGCGCTGCGCGTACATCCTCACCTGCTGTTTGAAGATTTGCGCATTCTGGTGGTCGATCTCGATCCGCAGTCTTCCGCAACCATGTTCCTTAATCACACCCGCGCGGTCGGCACTGTCGATACCACCAGCGCGCAGGCGATGCTGCAGAATGTGTCGCGTGAAGAGCTGCTGGAAGAATTTATTGTGCCGTCGATTGTGCCTGGCGTGGATGTGATGCCAGCTTCTATTGAAGACGCCTTTATCGCCTCACGCTGGGAAGAACTCTGTGCAGAACATCTGCCGGGCACCAGTATTTATGGTGTCCTGCGCCAGAACATCATCGATAAGATTGCCAGAGACTATGACTTTATCTTTGTCGACAGCGGCCCGCATCTGGACGCATTCCTGATGAACGCGATTGCCGCCTCGGATGTCCTGTTCACACCGGTGCCGCCTGCACAGGTAGATTTCCACTCAACGCTCAAATACCTGACGCGCCTGCCGGAGCTGATCGCGCTGATTGAAGAGTCGGGCTGCCGTGTCAGATTGCAGAAAAACATCGGCTTTATGTCGAAACTGCTCAACAAGGCAGACCACAAGCTCTGTCACAGCCTCGCCAAGGAGATTTTCGGCGGCGATATGCTGGATGTCGCCCTGCCCCGCCTGGACGGCTTTGAGCGCTGCGGAGAGTCGTTTGATACGGTAATTTCCGCAAACCCCGCCACTTACATCGGCAGCAGCGAAGCACTGAAGAACGCGCGCGCCGCCGCTGAAGACTTTGCCAAAGCGGTCTTTGATCGCATTGAATTTATTCGTATGAGCTGA
- a CDS encoding RepB family plasmid replication initiator protein, translating into MADEESININDAFSELDRKTGEVVTLMPNRNNTVQPVALMRLGLFVPTLKSTARGRKGQMSSMDVTEELKQLSLVKSEGYENIKITGARLDMDNDFKTWVGIIHAFAKYNVLGDSVTLPFVEFVKLCGIPSARSSAKLRKRLDASLTRIATNTISFSNKEGEYYVTHLVQSAKYSAKKDEVTLQADPKIFELYQFDKKVLLQLRAINELSRKESAQALYTFIESLPPNPAPVSLARLRARLNLTSRTITQNSTVRKAMEQLKEIGYLDYTEIKRGRVVYFHIHYRRPKLRPQSLPGALPAGDELPVENSPVAEEQGEMVMLTKEELALLEKIRKGQI; encoded by the coding sequence GTGGCTGATGAAGAGAGCATCAATATCAACGACGCCTTCAGTGAGCTGGACCGTAAAACCGGCGAAGTGGTCACGCTGATGCCGAACCGCAATAACACCGTGCAGCCGGTCGCGCTGATGCGTCTTGGCCTGTTTGTCCCGACGCTGAAATCCACCGCCCGGGGCCGCAAAGGCCAGATGTCCTCGATGGACGTAACGGAAGAGCTTAAACAGCTCTCGCTCGTTAAATCCGAAGGCTACGAGAATATCAAAATCACCGGCGCCCGCCTGGATATGGATAATGATTTCAAAACCTGGGTCGGGATCATCCATGCCTTCGCCAAATATAATGTGCTTGGCGACAGCGTCACGCTGCCGTTTGTGGAGTTCGTGAAGCTGTGCGGCATTCCTTCGGCCCGTTCATCTGCAAAGCTGCGTAAGCGTCTCGATGCTTCGCTGACCCGTATCGCCACCAATACCATCTCTTTCAGCAACAAGGAAGGAGAGTACTACGTTACGCACCTTGTGCAGTCTGCCAAATACAGCGCCAAAAAGGATGAAGTGACGCTGCAGGCCGATCCGAAAATCTTCGAGCTGTACCAGTTCGACAAAAAAGTTCTGCTGCAGCTGCGTGCCATTAATGAATTGTCGCGCAAAGAGTCCGCCCAGGCGCTGTATACGTTTATTGAGAGCCTGCCGCCTAACCCTGCGCCGGTCTCGCTTGCACGCCTGCGCGCGCGCCTGAATCTCACCTCCCGCACCATCACGCAGAACTCCACCGTGCGTAAGGCGATGGAGCAGCTCAAGGAGATCGGTTATCTCGATTACACCGAGATTAAGCGCGGGCGGGTGGTCTACTTTCATATCCACTACAGAAGGCCAAAACTTCGCCCACAAAGCCTGCCAGGCGCGCTGCCTGCCGGTGATGAACTGCCGGTGGAAAACAGCCCCGTAGCGGAAGAGCAGGGCGAAATGGTGATGCTGACCAAAGAAGAGCTGGCGCTGCTGGAAAAAATCCGCAAGGGACAGATCTGA